A genomic window from Leptolyngbya sp. BL0902 includes:
- the glmM gene encoding phosphoglucosamine mutase encodes MVSSPVRPTGSAPVGQRDRSQDFAGALAGLHLPNTPLFGTDGIRGKAGDLLTAPLAMEVGYWAGQVLRSQGQAHGPIIVGQDSRNSGHMLANALSAGLTSAGLDVWHLGLCPTPTVAYLAESCDAMGGIMVSASHNPPEDNGIKFFGGDGTKLSSTVQATIEAALRGHTEGLNLEPTPGWGQCYYRPELVNRYISFLQEPLLPNLDLRGMKVVLDLAWGSATRLAEQVFQATGAEVVILHGSPDGNQINVHCGSTHLEPIKAAVKAHGADLGFAFDGDADRVMAVDAEGRVVDGDYILYLWGKHLQAQNRLPDNTIISTVMANLGFERAWEKLGGTLVRTKVGDQYVHAEMVNRGAKLGGEQSGHILCHHYSLTGDGILTALHLASLVQRLGGSLSALIDQSFQTYPQRLQNVRVTDRERRMHWQGCDPVQRAIAEAEAAMGSEGRVLVRPSGTEPVIRVMVEAIQQDLVDYWTQHISTVVANHLAV; translated from the coding sequence GCCTACGGGAAGTGCTCCCGTTGGGCAGCGGGATCGTTCCCAAGACTTTGCGGGGGCACTGGCGGGGCTACATCTGCCCAACACCCCTTTATTTGGCACCGACGGCATTCGCGGCAAGGCGGGGGATTTGCTGACTGCTCCCCTCGCCATGGAGGTGGGCTATTGGGCGGGGCAGGTGTTGCGTAGCCAAGGCCAAGCCCACGGCCCCATCATTGTCGGTCAAGATTCTCGCAACTCTGGCCATATGCTGGCCAATGCCCTTTCGGCGGGGCTCACTTCAGCGGGGCTGGATGTGTGGCATTTAGGGCTTTGTCCTACTCCCACGGTGGCTTACCTGGCCGAATCCTGCGACGCCATGGGCGGCATTATGGTGTCCGCCAGCCACAACCCCCCGGAGGACAACGGCATCAAGTTCTTTGGCGGCGATGGCACCAAGCTCAGCAGCACTGTCCAGGCCACCATTGAAGCCGCCCTGCGTGGTCACACCGAAGGGCTGAACCTAGAGCCTACTCCCGGCTGGGGCCAGTGCTACTATCGGCCCGAACTGGTGAACCGCTACATTAGCTTTTTGCAAGAGCCGCTGCTGCCCAACCTCGACCTGCGCGGCATGAAGGTGGTGCTAGATCTGGCCTGGGGTTCCGCTACCCGCTTGGCCGAGCAGGTCTTCCAAGCCACCGGGGCCGAGGTGGTGATCCTCCACGGCAGTCCCGACGGCAACCAAATTAACGTCCACTGCGGATCTACCCACCTGGAGCCGATCAAAGCCGCCGTGAAAGCCCACGGAGCCGACCTCGGTTTTGCCTTTGATGGCGACGCCGACCGGGTGATGGCTGTGGATGCCGAGGGCCGGGTGGTGGATGGCGACTATATCCTCTACCTCTGGGGCAAGCACCTGCAAGCCCAAAATCGCCTGCCCGACAACACTATCATTTCCACGGTGATGGCCAACCTGGGCTTTGAGCGGGCCTGGGAAAAACTGGGCGGCACCCTGGTACGTACCAAGGTGGGCGATCAGTACGTCCACGCCGAAATGGTGAACCGAGGAGCCAAGCTGGGCGGTGAACAGTCTGGCCACATCCTCTGCCACCACTACAGCCTCACGGGCGACGGCATCCTCACCGCCCTGCATCTGGCCTCCCTCGTGCAGCGCCTTGGCGGTTCCCTCTCGGCCTTGATTGACCAAAGCTTCCAGACCTACCCCCAGCGCTTGCAAAATGTCCGTGTTACCGACCGAGAGCGGCGGATGCACTGGCAAGGTTGTGACCCCGTGCAGCGGGCCATTGCCGAAGCCGAAGCCGCCATGGGCAGCGAAGGCCGTGTCCTTGTACGCCCCTCCGGCACCGAACCCGTGATCCGCGTCATGGTGGAAGCGATTCAGCAAGACCTGGTGGATTACTGGACGCAGCACATTTCTACCGTTGTGGCCAACCACCTAGCGGTCTAA